In Aequorivita sp. H23M31, a single window of DNA contains:
- a CDS encoding DUF1989 domain-containing protein, with amino-acid sequence MIEHIEKQSGRAFKLKKGQKLKVIDPLGGQVSDMVLFNARDKREKISSGKTLDFEETILITAGHYLWSNRSRKMMKILEDTNGRNDFLLAPCSPETFEIMYSHQGYHPSCFENLYTNLERFGLQPDDVPTAFNVFMNVQFAPDGKLSVLPPLSTAGDFVLFQAEMDLIVALTACSAEDSNGGSFKPIHYEIIE; translated from the coding sequence ATGATAGAACATATAGAAAAACAATCCGGTCGTGCTTTTAAACTGAAAAAAGGTCAAAAATTAAAAGTTATTGATCCTTTAGGTGGTCAGGTGAGCGATATGGTTTTGTTTAATGCACGTGATAAGCGTGAGAAAATATCGTCGGGGAAAACACTGGATTTTGAAGAAACCATACTGATAACCGCGGGTCACTATTTATGGAGCAACCGTAGCAGGAAAATGATGAAGATCTTAGAAGATACCAATGGAAGAAATGATTTTTTATTAGCTCCCTGTAGCCCGGAAACTTTCGAGATTATGTATTCTCACCAAGGATACCACCCCAGCTGTTTTGAAAATTTGTATACAAATCTGGAACGTTTTGGATTACAACCAGATGATGTTCCTACAGCTTTCAACGTTTTTATGAATGTTCAATTTGCGCCCGATGGTAAACTGAGCGTGCTTCCTCCATTGAGCACGGCAGGGGATTTTGTCCTATTTCAAGCGGAAATGGACCTTATTGTTGCCCTTACAGCTTGTTCAGCGGAAGATAGTAACGGAGGGAGTTTTAAGCCCATTCATTATGAAATTATCGAGTAA
- a CDS encoding FMN-binding negative transcriptional regulator encodes MYQPKKYINNSPEFIHSFIQQYPFATVVLKGECLLATHIPVLIDGNKENYRLFAHIANHNQMHRFLKNGEEMLVIFQGPDSYISSSWYSFPEIPTWDYEAVHVNGKITLQSDYELQDSLERLMGYFERDSENPVTYKTIPKEIWNDNFSGITGFWIEPFQALGIEKLHQGFEYREIQNINDKLQKGCPKNIQLASLLKKKHNLE; translated from the coding sequence ATGTATCAGCCAAAGAAATATATTAACAATAGTCCCGAGTTTATCCATTCTTTTATTCAACAATATCCATTTGCAACGGTGGTTCTTAAAGGTGAATGCTTATTAGCAACTCATATTCCAGTGTTGATTGATGGTAATAAAGAAAATTACCGACTCTTTGCCCATATTGCAAATCATAATCAGATGCACAGATTCCTGAAAAACGGTGAAGAAATGTTAGTTATCTTTCAGGGACCTGATTCCTATATTTCTTCCTCTTGGTATTCTTTTCCTGAGATTCCTACTTGGGATTATGAAGCGGTACATGTTAATGGAAAAATTACCTTACAGTCAGATTATGAGCTTCAGGATTCCTTGGAACGGCTAATGGGTTATTTTGAAAGGGATTCTGAAAATCCTGTTACCTATAAAACTATTCCAAAAGAAATCTGGAACGACAATTTTTCTGGAATAACAGGATTTTGGATTGAGCCGTTTCAGGCACTGGGAATAGAGAAATTGCATCAAGGTTTTGAATACAGGGAAATCCAGAATATAAATGACAAATTACAAAAGGGCTGCCCGAAAAACATTCAATTAGCGTCTCTTTTAAAGAAAAAACATAATTTAGAATAG